The sequence CGGACCCGCCCGTGACCTCGTAGAAGCGCGGGATCAGGTACGAGACGGTCGTCTTGCCGGCGCCCGACGGGCCCACGAAGGCGGCGAACCGGCCGGGCTCGATGTCGAACGAGAGGCCGTCGAGGGTCAGCGCCCCGGGCTCGGCGTCGGGGTAGGCGAACCGGACGTCGTCGAACTCCACGCGGCCGAGGGCGGTGGGGTCGAGGGCCGACGCGGCCTTCGGGTCGCGGATGGCCGGATGCAGGTCGAGGTACTCGAAGATCCTGGCGAAGAGGGCGCCCGAGGTCTGGATGTCGAGGGCGACGCGGAGGAGCGCCATGAGCGGGAACGTGAGGCGTGCCTGGACGGTCGTGAAGGCCACGATCGTGCCGGCCGTGATCGGGATGCCGCCCTGGATGAGGTACGCCGCCACCAGGTAGATCGCCGCCGGGATGATCGACAGGAAGATCTGCACGGTGGCGAAGAACCACTGCCCGCTCATCTGCTGCCGGACCTGCAGCCGGATCTGGTTGCGGTTCTCGGCCGAGTACCGCTCGATCTCGGTGCGCTGCTGGTTGAAGCTCTTCGCGAGCAGGATGCCGGACACGCTCAGCGTCTCCTGCGTGATCGCGGTCATGTCGCTCAGCGACTCCTGCGTCTCCGTCGCGATCCTGGCCCTGACCTGCCCGACCCGGCGCTGCGCGATGACGAGGAGGGGCAGCAGGATCACGGCCACCACGGTCATCTGCCAGCTCAGCAGCAGCATCGCCACGAAGGCCGCGATGACCGTCACGGTGTTGCCGAGGACGCTCGAGATGGTGTTGCTGAGAACGCTGGCGACACCGCCGACGTCGTTCTGGAGCCGCGACTGGATGACGCCCGTCTTGGTGCGGGTGAAGAACGCCAGCTCCATGCGCTGCAGGTGGCCGAAGAGCCGGATCCTGAGCGCGCCCATGACCTTGTTGCCGACCGTCGCGGTGAGGTAGGTCTGCCAGACCCCGATGGCCGCCGAGAGCACCCACAGGCCGACCATGGCGCCGACGAGGCGCATCAGGACCGGGACGTCCGGACCGCCCTTCGGGAACAGGCCCCGGTCGAACGCCTGCTGGGTGAGGAGCGGGGGCAGGACGCTGAGTGCGGCGCCCACGAGCACCAGCACCACCGTCACGACGAGGGCGTTCCGGTGCGGGGAGAACAGGCTCCGGATGCGGGCGACGAGGTCGGGGATCTTCGGCGCCTCGGCGTTCGCGGCCTTCTGCGCGCGGGCGTCGGCCGCCGACACGCGGCCGCCCGGGCGCCCCCCGCCGCCGCGCATGCCGCCGCCGGAGGCCACCGAATCCATCCTGCTCACGGGACGAGCCTAAGCCCGCCCGGATGCCCCCAGTTGTGGCCGGGAAACGAAAACCTGCCTGTGAGAAAGAAATCTCAGTTTATGATGTGCAGGTCCGCATTCTCCGTCCCGAGCGGGGAACTACCCGATGCGGCAGAGGTAAACGCGTGAATCCCCGAAACGACACGACCGTCGACCCCGAAATCTCGACGGCTCTCGAGCTCGACCACCGATCCCTCCTCGAGACGATCGAGAGCATGTGGCCGCAGATCGCCCCTCTGCAGGGTGCCCGTCTCCGCGACGCCGTCCGGAGCGTGCCCGAGAAGGAGTGGAGCCACCGCCCGCGCATCCTGATGGCCGTCGCGGCGAGCCACCGCTCGGTCGGCTCGACGAGCCGCAGCGCCGCGCTCCCCTGGCTCCGCTCGGTCAACAAGCTGATCCGCGCCGACCCGCACTCGCCGCTCGACCTCCGCGCCGGCTACCTCGTCCAGCTGGCCACGACCCTCCGCACCCTCGGCGACCAGGTGAAGGCCCGCGAGCACCTCGAGACCGTCCGGCACCTGCTCGAGGAGGACCTCTCCGGAGAGGTGGGGCGCAGGATCGACACCAGCGCGTCGTTCTCGCTGCAGCTCGGTCTCGTCCGCATCCACGCCGGCGAGTTCGACGAGGCGCTCTTCGCCCTGTCGCTCGCCGAGGGACTCGCCGACGAGCACCTCTCGACCGCCGAGCGGGTCGAGTGCCACTCCGC is a genomic window of Frondihabitans peucedani containing:
- a CDS encoding ABC transporter ATP-binding protein gives rise to the protein MDSVASGGGMRGGGGRPGGRVSAADARAQKAANAEAPKIPDLVARIRSLFSPHRNALVVTVVLVLVGAALSVLPPLLTQQAFDRGLFPKGGPDVPVLMRLVGAMVGLWVLSAAIGVWQTYLTATVGNKVMGALRIRLFGHLQRMELAFFTRTKTGVIQSRLQNDVGGVASVLSNTISSVLGNTVTVIAAFVAMLLLSWQMTVVAVILLPLLVIAQRRVGQVRARIATETQESLSDMTAITQETLSVSGILLAKSFNQQRTEIERYSAENRNQIRLQVRQQMSGQWFFATVQIFLSIIPAAIYLVAAYLIQGGIPITAGTIVAFTTVQARLTFPLMALLRVALDIQTSGALFARIFEYLDLHPAIRDPKAASALDPTALGRVEFDDVRFAYPDAEPGALTLDGLSFDIEPGRFAAFVGPSGAGKTTVSYLIPRFYEVTGGSVRFAGVDVRDIGQDDLVANIGIVSQETYLFHATIGENLRYAKPGASQAELEAAARLANIHDTIASFPDGYDTVVGERGYRLSGGEKQRIAIARVLLKDPAVLVLDEATSALDSVSERIVQHALDTAARGRTTISIAHRLSTVRAADVIFVVDGGRIVERGTHDELVALGGLYTELYEQQAAVPG